AGTTCTTAAATGCTAGCGGgaaatggtctttttttttttttactcagtacCGACTGGTATCAAAGTcagtacttttgacaacactagatgGATTTAAATGACAAACAAGCTCCTTATTGTTCGATTTATTTTCTACCATTATATGGAAACTTGAGCATGTCTAGTGTGTCTACCTTGGTTTTGGTTGTAGTGTGGCCCTCCATTTAGCTGGTTTTGGATCATGTTTGGATTTGTGTTCTGAGGCATGTTGTTGGGCTGTCCAGTAACTGAGGACGGCCGACGATAGGGCAGGGAACCTCCCACTGAGGGCGTGGTCTGCCGTGTCATTGGTCGGTTCATACTGTAAAAGTGTGGACCGTTGCCTGGGACACAAagagaaaattaattaataaaacttatTCTATTGGTTCTTCCCTGAATCACAGTATGGGATATGCAATAGGAAGACCACAATACATACAACGATTTatgaaatgaactgaaaataCAAGCTCTGACCCAACCCTAGTGAGCCAGCTCACTCTTCTGCTACCTTTTCTAACCAGGCAGTATCCGAACTGAAACTAAACCTCAACATAATTAACTGATGTGGATCACACCACAAAGACAGCATGATAAATAGACGAGAGACACAACTAATGTtcacagttaaagggatagttcacctgaacatgatttactcaccctgatgttgttccaaacctgtacaaccTTTGATCATTTTCGGAACACAaactaagatatttttgatgaaatccaacaGCTTTCTGACCCTACATAGACAGCCAAGTAATTGACGTGTAcaagacccagaaaggtagtaaggacattgttaaaatagtccatatgacatcagtggttcaactgtaattttatgaagctgtgGGAACTTTCAATGATGTAGAACGTTGATTTCTTTTAGTTATCGTATGTTTTTTtgggttcaaataaatatggttgggCAAAAATTGCAAATCATTCTCTATGTCGAAATCTTCAGACATGTTCACAAATACTTATGTAGAGTGTTCATCTTCCTCCAAGGCTCAGTGCATCCAGGTtcttctcgtagcttcataaaatgaagtttgaaccactgatgtcacatggactctTAACAATGTCCTTACACTACCTTTCTTGGCCTTGAACGTGGTTGCTGTCCTAGAAGGCAACATAAACCCTTACTTAAAAATTATGCTTTTAAATACCATCTAGGTAGGCAGTTCACTAGTTTGGGACAGCGCTATAAGGAAACATGACCCTCAAACCTATCAgtccatgtaaaaaaaattggCCCATAAAAATTCCTTAATTAAATTTGTTATGAAACATCTCATCATTCAAAGAAAGACCCACAGTAATCCTTAAGAAGCACTATCAGAAAGTAGAGATGGACCAAATGATGTGATGGAGACGAACGCCACAGGGAATGTTAATCCAACCAAGAACAGGAGCACGGATGCACAGCGAGCCAAGACAAACCAAGCCCATGCAGGTGAAGCCTTGGTGAGGTGGAGGAGGGATGAATCCTGGGTAATGTCGAGTGAATCACATGAATGATCACGTGCAGGATGTCACTCAAAGATGGACAAGTTTGAAGATGGACTTAAGGAGGGGGTGAGGGGACTCACCTTGAGCGGGAGTGCTAGTTGCAGCAGCAGGATTGGTGTTGGTGCAAACAGGGAGGTTGGGGGGCAGCTGTGGGGGTGGTGGTATTTCGGGAGGGCCCTCTGCTGGCAGAGCAGGGGTCGGGGCAGGGGCAGGGGGCACTGGCTCTGGGGTGGGAGGTGGTGGAGGTATGGGAGGGGCAGGAATAGTAACGCTCGGAGGGGGTTTGGGAGGGTTAGGAGGGTTGGGAGGGGCAGGTGCTGTACCTGCAGCCCCATGCACCATACAGAGACAGGAAGCCCAAGGGAGAAGAGAACAAGAGTGACAGAACACAGGGAAGAAAGGTCAAAAGGAGAAATAGGGCCACAGGGACGAGGGATAGGTGCAGTGAGtaaaaagagaagaaataaaGAGGCAGTGAACAGAAAGAGAAGTTATCATTGCTAATAGTGGGACAAGAGAGTTTTCAATCAAGTAAAAACAATACTTCATTCAGAACCTTGGACAGTTCTCAGATTAATTTACTAAAGCTGCGTTCACGCCATGTCGTAGCTACCATAATTTCCGAGATGACAACACGTGACATTTTACTCATAGCTGAATTGTGTTTCTGTGGCAACACGATCAACAGCAAAGCCCTCACATGCTCCAGAACTCGTAATTACAATCAGAATGTTCTAAAGGCTAGGACCAGTGACAGCTGTACCACCTGACCGCCGCTGGTTAATTTAGGCACCAACTCAGAGTCCGAGGACATGGAAAACTTTGAGTAAAATGTCTTGTTTTGTCATCTCTGAATTATGGTAATTACAACATGGCGTGAAGGCAGCATAATACTTAATTACAGGAATCTCACCAGGAAAGGCGGTGGGCGGGGCAGGGGTTGGCACAGCGATGGGCACACCCACGCTTCCACTCCCACTGTTCTCTCTGCTGCTACTGCGACTGCTGGGATGACTGCCACCGCTGCTGCCACTGCtgccacacacaaaacacatcgtGCAAGATAAGATCAATCGCATTTGCCGGTTTTACTTCCATAACGATGTATTTCCGAGTAAAACAGGATAGGGAACTAGGGGGGAAAATGTAGGGTGGGACTATTCAATAGACCGTCAACAGAAAAGAATAGTCATTTTAAAAGGAAGAATGTTATTAGATTTCGTTTAAAGAATGAATAATTCACAATAGAGTGTGCATTAACAAGGTGACTAGCTGTAAAATAACCTCACATTCAGCTTTGCACAATTCATTTTGTCCCTaaccaaaaaaaatgtttttagcacATTGTCAAAGTTTCATTGACCAGGCCATTTAAAGGAATCAATATTTGGCTATTTTCAGATTATCAACTGATAACTAcagattaaataaatttaatcagCCTGGCTAATATTTGGCCATATCTAGATTACCAAGAAATGACTAAAGGTACTAAAGGCAATACTTTTCAGATTATTgtcatttttggattaactagTGCTTGAATGATGAAATGGCCACAAAAGATAACCTCATACTAAACCATTTTCAGATCAGATAATAATGGCAGACTGGTTTACAAACCTGGTCAATATTCTGACATTATTTGGCAACTGTCAGATTATCGGCTAATACATAGCATAAGAAGAACTTCCAGATTAAAACATATGACATTCATGCCCACTTAGCCAAACAACAGAAATAATTCCATCTTTTGTGAGTTATAAATCCAACAGCCTTGTCAATACATAAtgcacattttgtatttaaatacagaatgtatttaaatgcaaaatgaaatTTTTAAGAGAATTTCATTTCAACAATTTTGCTTGGTTATCCATTAGTCTAACTACTAAATGATCCCACTTGATGATCAGTTTCAATTCCTGATTAACAGGAGCAAATTTAcactacatttaaacattttagggcttaaaacaaaactgatctgctgcttaatatttctgtggaatctgtgatattttttgataaagttCAAGGCCAAGGGTTGAAACtaaatgcaaaagcctctaagtgccatctaaAAAAATTTCTAAACACAGGAGAAAAATGCTCAATTTAGAAGAAAATATAAGATGACACAggggcttttgcatctgaactcttcatgtaTAGAAACAACAAAGAAAGATCTCTTCATACACATTTTACATGGTCATGAATTGAGGAATTGTGGGTGAGAATCAGAGAAGAGGAAGCATTCTTGAGAATGTGATTATGTGTTCTCTGTTTGTCCCCTGAGACTCTCAAAATCAGGGTGCTGAGAATGCAAACAGCAAAGAGTTGAAGAGATACAGgtaagaaagactgaaatagaaaGACGGTGAGTGAAAGAGCAGGAAAGAGCCCTTCTTTAAGTAGGTTATGGCTGtctgaacccccccccccaaaaaaaaagatccaaGCAAGACAGATAGAaagcaaaagagaagaaaagagaaagttAGTGAGTGACTGTTCCTTTTTAGCCGAGAGTCACACTGCGACAGACACCAAACAAAGACAGATTAAAAACAGAACAACAGCGACAGGAAGGACAGACGGGAAAGGAAAACAGGATGCAGAAAAAGAGGGTGAGAAAGTGTGAGGGACctattttttccttttcagaGTTTATTATTTTAAGCCTGTCCAGGGGATAATACTGCATGTGTGgagtaagtatgtgtgtgtgtgtgtgtgtgagtacctGTAAGTGCGGGTCCTCTGATTAACGGATGCAGTTCTAGCTGGGCTCTGTAGGGGTGGTGCGGTGTTTCGTGTTGGACTCTGCACATAGTCGTTAGGGATGACAGGTGGACGCACAGGCTCGAGCGTCCTGTAAGGGGAGTGCCGCCTGCCGAGGGGGGCGGggttaacatattttaatattcactAAGTGGTGGAGTCAAACATCATTGATGACAGACCCCAATAATTACATAATGGGAGATCTTGTGTCACATCTTGTGTAAAAATCCAATGAGAACATCACAACAGTACCATACAGCAAACCCTCATGAGTCATATCTAATTTATAGTTATTTGTAGATCTGGGAAGCAATTACGCTGGGCGGTATAACCAAAATAGATAAGTATGGGTAATTTAACGTCTGGATCtataaataatatcaatattttaacagtgtatgacaatacagttattttttattcaacaaaaaaagTAGTAGGTTTAAATAATAAATCGTCACCTGACAATGTCTTAAGATcagtttacaaattaaaaatacttaAGTAGACCAAACATTTTTtgacttttcagttttttttcacaccaaaaaaaaacatgtttgttcaTTCTCAAGTgagaaatgtgcagcattttatctaaaaaagtgttacaaagacaaaaatattattatattaacatttacattttctattgtttagctaaaaaaaaaatcgttaCTATTATTAAGATTATAGAAAATTGCTTTATACTTAATTTAAAAAGCAGAagttaattaaatacttttttaaaaatcagatACTTAAAAACTATCTGTATTGTGTTGGTCATATAAAAAGCAATATTGGTTAATCTTTAGCGTCATCTAAtttgattttctctttttttatttagattaaaaaaaggtacgattattaaaatgtgtttgatcaaAAGTCAGTTTTTTGTTAACAAAATTAAGAAAtcgtaatatatttaaaataaaattctacaTTTTGGTGAGTAGAGCCACATTCACCAAATGTTGTTAAATAACTGATACACATACACCTGTGTAAGCACACAATGGTGAATATTAAATGGCATAATGTAGCTCAGTCTAAAATCGTTTAGCAATTAATGATTAAACAACGATCTAGGCTTGTTTGGGACAAAGCCCACTCTGCATTTTTACATTACTGCATGTTTCTTCACTGCTCTCATGTGTAAATAATGTcactttatgtaatatatttaccACAGTACAGGAACAGTCTACCAGCGATGCATTCTTACTGTCTCATAGTATATATCGTCATACCACCCTTGCCTAGCAGGAATCGGTCATATGCCAGATAGATATTTAAAGGAGCCTGTTGTGTTGTATTACAGAAGGTTGTCTGAATtgcttgtgattggctgttgaGTTGCCATGGTGACAGTGAGGGGTTGGGGCCGTGGGCATGGGTATGAGCGGGAAGAACACATTTGAGGTTTAACAATAACAAACATCAGCTGTAAAAACtcaatgacataaaataataacaacacatCACAAAAACAACATGACAGTTTGTTCTCCAGTGACCTGCAGTGGCAGAAAAAGGCACAAAGACGGAAACACACAGATCAGGAACGCTTAAGTGTTTCAGTTCCTGAACAGAGAACAAGCCAAAACTGTTAACTACAATACACACAGTCATAGATGCGTGCGAGAATGGCTGTCAGGAATAGAGATTAGTTAAAAGATGCAGAGAAGTGGCAGAGAGAATTTCCTTTTCAACCACCAGATCAACACATGCacaataatatctcacaatttaaagggtttatttaatatatttttaaagcattatttcACCCCTGCATGTCCATTCAGAATACAAGTAAACTTTTTGAACTGAAATATGACGCAAAAGCAATTCAGATCAGGCAGAATTTTTCTTACCTGAAGCCTGAAAcacacgtcttttttttttttgtttgattcagTAGATAATATGGACTTCATGcacaagaaaacattttcagttaTGTGTGATATTTATAGTGATAGTCATGATTAATTGATTCGGTTAGAGAAAGTGGGGGTCTAACGCTATATCAAGCAGTCCAAGTTATTTAGACAGTTAAAGAGTTGGATCCTCATGCTAAACTtggcaaaagtataaatataaataaataaaaaaaaatgaaatgaaatggagtatttctgtgccaaatGATTAAATTTGTCACACTCCTTTCGGGTTcggagattttattttatttttttttctcaacaacaCCATCAGCAGAGTTACACAGGACTTGCTCTagaagaatgtctccaaataagtgtgaTTTTGCTTATAAGGGAAAGATAACCTTGCTCAGCCCAGCATTAcgtgaacagtggatgcagtttgtttatcCGGGGCAACAATGGGGTTTCGCAAGTGTTTGTTTGTTCCCGTCATTTCGGTGATGAAtgtttttataaacaaggcccccGTTCGAcactggatttgcacattgtttgacACTGAAAGATGGAGTGGACTCAGCGATAAAAGATTGAGGTCATGATTCAGAACCAGAGGCAGTAAGTAAAAACTGCATGAATTTTCTATGTTTTGTAGGCAATCTGTGCGCAAGTGCTCGTGATTCTTTTACTCCGCCCAAAGCACGCCCCCAGGAGCTCGGCTGTTTTCATTGAGGATTGTAAAGCTGTAtcttccttttatatatataaagctttcgattgatgtatggtttgttaggatcacataaaatttggccgagatacacctatttgaatatctggaagctgagggtgcaaataaatctaaatactgagaaaatcatctttaaagttgtccaaattaagttcttagcaatgcatattactagtcaaaaagtttttatatatttacggtaggaaatttacaaaatatcttcatggacaTTCCTTAATATCCAAATGATATTTGGCATAATAGAAAAATCGATAAGtttgaccaatacaatgttttttttttttttgctattgttgaaaatataccccagcgacataagactggttttgtggtccagggccacATATTGCATCACGTCTGTTTAGGACACTGTGCTCATTTCAACAAGTGATCTTTGTGGAATGCGCCATAAGTATTGAGTTCTGAAAGTTACAGAATGTTTTCATAGTACAATGAGCTCTATTAATCTAGGAAAGATCAAGTAAAGTTTTATTCATCATGATATGACCCTTTTTAAAAACCACCTctgttctttctttaaaaattgaGACCTCCAAAACATTTCTGTACAGGAAAAACAGTTTGACAAGCataagctttttttatttaatattaatataccgCAGTGAGTTTCACTCCTGTCCAGATGGCAgtctgacattttaaattaaactaaatctgTACACATCTATGAAGTTTAGGGCTCATAAAAACCATATATTACTGGCATTTCCTAACAAATTAttactttcattttataaatGCCATCAAGACTAAAGCTAAAATCAGAGCCTGTGCAAATGTGCACTAACTTACCCCAGGGTTCCTTTGCCCGGGCCAGGAGGGCTGGGTGGTTTCTGGGTTGGGGCGGCTGTGCGTGGAGTTGTACCCGCTTTCATATTCTGGGCGTTGACCTGAAGGGCAAGTGTCAAATATCATTATTTTAGTCAGAACAAATGTAAAGTCACTAACATTGGAACacatacacaaaacacacatcaACCAAAACCCGACTGAATCCTTCCTTACCTTAAACCTTAGTAACCACTACATTCAGAAATGAAAGCAATAAGAAAGGTGAGGAGAGAAAAGATGCAAACCGTTATTGTGAAGAGTAAAGAGAAACTCATATACGTGCAAACACACAGAGGGCAGCTACTAATGAAGAACAGTCCTATGCAGGTTTAGTATTGGTTGGTCACACAAATTCTTCTGTGTGAGCTCTACTTCATACATCATTACATTATTGACAATGGACCTTTTTTTTGTCCACGAAATGTTGCGAACGTGATCACACCTTaggttagggctgggcgatatatcaaATATTAGTGATAGTATCGGAATAATTTTGACGACgatgtaaaatttgaatatatcGGGAATAtagaatatttcaaattcaagcatactttcccaaaagaacGCGCCGAATGTCCAAAAAAGGAACCTGTAACTGCTGACTGCTCTACGCCCCTCTACTACGAGAGCTTAATGATAGcggttgccagataacaagagtttaaatctccgaatcagagctccactgttacaaggatacattttctacccggtgtttgcttattttaagcaatctggcaaccatgcacATGTGCTCACTCCTCATTGCGGAAGAGCCGCCGACAataatctgaaaacactaacaTGGAATTGAGTGATCTAATGAAAGCATCGTTCAGCCGTTCTGTCGTGCGATCTCAactgtattgtttgcatttgtgatcgcaaaataaatgcacttactcgaccgctgatatttgaatagagaaacatagGCTATGGCCAACTGGAATTACTATTGGTGAATTTCACTGTTTTGTTTACCAGTCTCcataatatagacagagagaatgcaaaagtctttggtattcatttatatatattcatatataagaaatagctatgtgcttcagcaactagctccccatctGACAGGGTTTTTAATGTCAGTaggaacatagtttcatgccacagagcttctcttaaaaccgcaaacagttgacagacttgtgttcttagcttaaaaacttgttaaaaaaattaaaataaaatacttatcccagttgcatagtataaattgtgaattgcatgcactaaaaagttgaaagaatgcactttctgtacttaatttgcaatgcttcagttacatataggcctacatgtattcatttaataaaaagcagtaagtgatctcttggtctagattttttaactgcttaaataaactgtttaatttaaattgtttttttgtttttttgtttttatggcaaaagaaaatcatgttttttttattatttaaatgcaaacatatcgagatatatatcgaatatcgtaaaaattttgacaatatcgagatatttttttatatatatcgcccagccctaccttAAGTAATACTATTTTAATACCAATTAATAATTCCACCCTATAGTCAGTGTTCTTACAAATGTAAGAAGtaaactacacaaacacacacacagactgtcttCAACCCTACCTTTACGCCATGGCCTAAGTCATCCAGCATACTGTAGTCAATGGGCTTGCGGATGTAACGTACAGGCCTCTCAGGATTGGCTGGTGCAATGATCTTATGTGTGCGGGAAGTGTTCTTATTGGTGGTGAGGATGCCAATTTCTCGCCTAGCCACCTTTTCTTTATGGATGTCCACCGTCTGTGGAGGAATGATGAAATGTAATTTGACATAGGCAGAAATGTAAGATCAAAATATAGGTTTGAAAGTCCTAAAAGTAGGACATGAATCGTGCAAGCAGTCTGTAgagagttttatatatataaaatatagtttaattaatataaaagtaGTGCTATGTGTCAAAGTTTAGTACTTAGGGTTATTGATTTGAGTTAACCTTTTACTTTAagtataaacaatattaatagtGATGCGTGGCTTAGAAATTTAAGTGAAAGAATAAGCAAAATTGCAATGTACAGTGTATCCACACTACTAGATGTTTGTTACAGCAGTAAAAAGCACCTGTGAGATGTGGTTGATGGACGACTCCATGCGGCGTAGCTGAGACGCCTGTATATCCAGCATCTGAAGCACATTGTTGGCGAGAGTGTTGATCAGATACGCTACACTGGCCAAAGATTGAGTGGTGTAGCTTTTGGTTTCTTCTAGAGCTCTGTTCTTATCTGGAGACTAGAAGGAGAGGGAtggaagaggagagagagagagagagagagagagagttaatctCGGCACAGAATAGAGGTTAAATAGAACATGATATTGACTCGTGGCCTAATTTCTGTTCCCTCATTTACACTCCCCTTTAGGAGTGTGCGATACTAAACATGTactataatattattgttttaacagTGTGCGAGATGACATGATTGAGTATGCCTCGAGTATGCATGCtttctgtatgtcatgtcacttcacttcatttggTTAACTAACCTATTAAAactagggctgtgtattgccaagaatctggcGATACAATACGTATCACGATACAGGGGTTGCGATATTGTAAGCAAggcgatatattgggatattCCTTATTTTAGGAATAGAATATATTGTAAGGAAAGCTTTCATTACgaacacaccaccatatgcaaaccttagcaataaataaataaataaataaaaattgtttaaccagaacacatcctttagttaaatgtataatacgcataacatttattttataataagaccataaatatttttaaaccctGCTTTAAAGGTTCACAGATAAAGTTTTCTGTGTGACAACAGAGTACAAAACAGCTTAGCAATACCTGGAAGTGGGAATCATGGCGGGCTGCACTATCTCCCCACTGGCCTTCACCCTGGCCATGGAGGCCATCATTCGGGCCTCTAGATGTACAGTTGGTGGACAGCGAATAAGACCTGGGCTGAGGCTGCCACCGGTCAGAGCCTACATGGATGACCTCACAACTCTATGACCAAGGTTTGCACTTTACAGCTATTAAGAAAGCTCCAGGAAAACATTGAGCGGGCTCGCATGAAGATCAAGCCGAGCAAGTCCAGAAGCATCTCCATCATCAAGGGGAAGCTGTCAGACCACTGCTTCTACATCAGCGAGGAACCCATTCCAACTTTCTCCGAGAAGCCAGTGAAGAGCCTAGGTCGGTGGTATGATGCCACCCTTAAAGAAAAAGAGCAAGTAGATCAGCTTAGGAAGGAGGTAGCCAGCGGCCTGGAGAACATCGACTGAACCCTGCTTCCTGGCAAGCTGAAGCTCTGGTGCATGCAGTATGGAGTACTTCCACGTCTCCTGTGGCCACTAACCCTCTATGAAGTCCCGCTCTCGAAGATGGAAAAGCTGGAGAGACTGGTCAGCTCATATGTAAGGAAGTGGCTTGGCCTTCCCAGGTGCCTCGGCAGTATTGGACTTTACGGCAAAGGGATGCTACACCTGCCCATTTCCAGTCTGGTAGAGGAGTACAAGTGTGCCAAAGTCAGACTGGGGATGATACTACTAGATTCGAACAATCCATTTGTAGCCCAAGCTGCCCCCATCTTGGCCACCAGGAGGAAAAAGACCCTGTTGGCTGCAACTGAGCAGGCAAAGGCATCACTCAGACTCAAGGACATCGTGGACCTGGTGCAGTAAGGGAGGAGAGGTCTTGGACTTGGGGCCAGTACACCAGTGTGGAGCAAGATGGTTGTCCAGGAGGTATGTCGGGAGGAGGTAGCAAGGAGTTGCGCCCAAGCTGTGGCACAGGCAAAGCAAGGGCAGTGGATGGCATGGGAGGAGTGGAGAAGAGGAAGATCTCCTGGAACGAGCTGTGGGAGATGGAGGCATTCAGAGCAAGCTTTACCATCAGGGCTGCCTACGATGTCCTACCTTCTCCCGCAAACCTAAGCCAATGGTATGCCGAAGACCCCACGTTCCCTCTATTCCCAAGTCTAGCAACACTGAAGCACATCTTAGTGGGATGCAAGACCAGCCTCACCCAAGGCCGTTACACCTGGCGGCACAGCCAGGTGCTAAAGTGTCTTGCAGCAGTGTTGGAAAGCCTATGGACAAGCTTGAATGCCCTTCCTCCCCCGTCACCCCAGTGGCAGCCAACACCATTTGGTCGGGAGGGTGAGGGTCAAGCCAACCTCACCACCATAAGATCAGACTCTGGTCAGCTGGGCAGAGCATGGGACTGGAAGCTGCTGGCAGACTTGAACAAGAAACTCTGCTTCCCAGATGAAATCGCAGCCACCAACCTGCGACCAGAGCTTGTTCTGTGGTCAGCCACGCTCaagcttgtttacatcagagctcACCGTGCCCTTGGAGGGTGCAGTGGAGGAGGCCTATGAATGCCAAAAGGTTGAGGTACGCTGAACTTGCAACCAATGCGCAACAACAAGGCTGGAATGTGAACCAAGTGGAAGTAGGCTGCAGAGGGTTCATAGCCACCTCAACATCCTGGCGTCTGCCTTAAGGGCCGTTCACATGTCGCGCCTAAAAACGAAGGGCGTGAGCGATACGTACCCCTCTGCGCGCCCTCGCACTATGACCCCCCGGGGCGCGGTGCGGGGGACACCGGCCTCGACGGGTGCCCTGCTTGGCCCGGCGGCCTCAACCCCCGCTGGGACTGTGGGcgcaccgctttctccttctttccaaagtgctcggACAGTTgcgttcaaaaattcaaaaatgtcgaacgttaacgtagtcggagcgttaacggtttttatttacgttaccaaacatttgttataactgtagtaattataagtaaagtttgacgtttaaatgccagaacaaattactaccatattgataaattatacaaatacaaatggttaactgaaccggacctgtcatttaacaattggttgcgtcaacggcatttattttataaataactagttaagttgtccaaagtaatttaatgataccattcacagcgttattcaaacggaccttttcactgacgtaatgacgcaattacgtgcacttgctagcctgttccatttacgtgttctccatatgctaaagaggagtctcacctagcctctgaaggaagtgacttggaaggatcagtcctaccaggaagtatccttgacattgagaaacgccttcaGAGAAACGCACCCGAGCTGAACCGAATGACGTTtggatatgaaaatatatgacacGCGCTTTCCTCTCATTAacgaaataaacaacaacaacaacaaagaaaatatCACAGCAGTTAAAAAgttaaagcagaagttaaaaatgcATCTTATTTCACCGATGTAGATGTTTGCACGAGCTCGGTAAAGCATTCACGCCACATACTATACACTATAGTATTTTATGTAATACCTTAAATCAAGCAGTTGTAcggtattaaacattattattaaatattggattatagtgatagtttggtttgcagagatcaaaGATTAATAtagctcaggactgttttgattatcataacccacTAAGGTGTTTTAAGAGATTACTCTACCAGTCCAAAGTTTTTGTATGGTAAcgttaagatttttaatgtttttttgtttagttttttaagtctcttctgctcaccaagcctgcatttatttgatccaaaatacagcaaaagcagtaatattgtgcaatatt
This genomic stretch from Carassius gibelio isolate Cgi1373 ecotype wild population from Czech Republic chromosome B6, carGib1.2-hapl.c, whole genome shotgun sequence harbors:
- the LOC127959441 gene encoding abl interactor 2 isoform X10; the encoded protein is MAELQMLLEEEIPAGRGALLDSYANLERVAEYCESNYIQSPDKNRALEETKSYTTQSLASVAYLINTLANNVLQMLDIQASQLRRMESSINHISQTVDIHKEKVARREIGILTTNKNTSRTHKIIAPANPERPVRYIRKPIDYSMLDDLGHGVKVNAQNMKAGTTPRTAAPTQKPPSPPGPGKGTLGRHSPYRTLEPVRPPVIPNDYVQSPTRNTAPPLQSPARTASVNQRTRTYSSGSSGGSHPSSRSSSRENSGSGSVGVPIAVPTPAPPTAFPGNGPHFYSMNRPMTRQTTPSVGGSLPYRRPSSVTGQPNNMPQNTNPNMIQNQLNGGPHYNQNQVPMAPPPPSILQITPQLPLMGFVARVQETISDAPPPPPPAEEVEFEEVTPPPPPPEDYEDEEGDEEEESAVVEYSDPYAEEDPPWAPRNYLEKVVAIYDYTRDKEDELSFQEGAIIYVIKKNDDGWFEGVMSGTTGLFPGNYVESIMHYAD
- the LOC127959441 gene encoding abl interactor 2 isoform X15, producing the protein MAELQMLLEEEIPAGRGALLDSYANLERVAEYCESNYIQSPDKNRALEETKSYTTQSLASVAYLINTLANNVLQMLDIQASQLRRMESSINHISQTVDIHKEKVARREIGILTTNKNTSRTHKIIAPANPERPVRYIRKPIDYSMLDDLGHGVKWLLRFKVNAQNMKAGTTPRTAAPTQKPPSPPGPGKGTLGSGSSGGSHPSSRSSSRENSGSGSVGVPIAVPTPAPPTAFPGNGPHFYSMNRPMTRQTTPSVGGSLPYRRPSSVTGQPNNMPQNTNPNMIQNQLNGGPHYNQNQVPMAPPPPSILQITPQLPLMGFVARVQETISDAPPPPPPAEEVEFEEVTPPPPPPEDYEDEEGDEEEESAVVEYSDPYAEEDPPWAPRNYLEKVVAIYDYTRDKEDELSFQEGAIIYVIKKNDDGWFEGVMSGTTGLFPGNYVESIMHYAD
- the LOC127959441 gene encoding abl interactor 2 isoform X6, with product MAELQMLLEEEIPAGRGALLDSYANLERVAEYCESNYIQSPDKNRALEETKSYTTQSLASVAYLINTLANNVLQMLDIQASQLRRMESSINHISQTVDIHKEKVARREIGILTTNKNTSRTHKIIAPANPERPVRYIRKPIDYSMLDDLGHGVKWLLRFKVNAQNMKAGTTPRTAAPTQKPPSPPGPGKGTLGSGSSGGSHPSSRSSSRENSGSGSVGVPIAVPTPAPPTAFPGTAPAPPNPPNPPKPPPSVTIPAPPIPPPPPTPEPVPPAPAPTPALPAEGPPEIPPPPQLPPNLPVCTNTNPAAATSTPAQGNGPHFYSMNRPMTRQTTPSVGGSLPYRRPSSVTGQPNNMPQNTNPNMIQNQLNGGPHYNQNQVPMAPPPPSILQITPQLPLMGFVARVQETISDAPPPPPPAEEVEFEEVTPPPPPPEDYEDEEGDEEEESAVVEYSDPYAEEDPPWAPRNYLEKVVAIYDYTRDKEDELSFQEGAIIYVIKKNDDGWFEGVMSGTTGLFPGNYVESIMHYAD
- the LOC127959441 gene encoding abl interactor 2 isoform X8, whose protein sequence is MAELQMLLEEEIPAGRGALLDSYANLERVAEYCESNYIQSPDKNRALEETKSYTTQSLASVAYLINTLANNVLQMLDIQASQLRRMESSINHISQTVDIHKEKVARREIGILTTNKNTSRTHKIIAPANPERPVRYIRKPIDYSMLDDLGHGVKWLLRFKVNAQNMKAGTTPRTAAPTQKPPSPPGPGKGTLGRHSPYRTLEPVRPPVIPNDYVQSPTRNTAPPLQSPARTASVNQRTRTYSSGSSGGSHPSSRSSSRENSGSGSVGVPIAVPTPAPPTAFPGNGPHFYSMNRPMTRQTTPSVGGSLPYRRPSSVTGQPNNMPQNTNPNMIQNQLNGGPHYNQNQVPMAPPPPSILQITPQLPLMGFVARVQETISDAPPPPPPAEEVEFEEVTPPPPPPEDYEDEEGDEEEESAVVEYSDPYAEEDPPWAPRNYLEKVVAIYDYTRDKEDELSFQEGAIIYVIKKNDDGWFEGVMSGTTGLFPGNYVESIMHYAD